A section of the Streptomyces sp. NBC_00178 genome encodes:
- the eccCa gene encoding type VII secretion protein EccCa, producing MTRKDFHRPARTFPPSVPEQQVALAAPPQKAAQNQAQTWLYMLLPLLSSVSMAAYMVTFGKTWMIMLGIGFVVISVGVMVLVRTQTKNASRRTQYRQRDRYVEYLSDIRGQARQSAAAQRAVSAFVHPGPQRLWAIATTGPRRVWERRPADADFLKLRLGIGRGQPAMRITLSKHSDPTTEHDPESHRRAERLSKDFESVSLQPAWVDLANTGVLSLLGPADRTAELTGSLLMQLAVLHAPDDVQIAALTPGEDHTWGWVKWLPHARQPGRTDLVPMVADSLDGIADLLQSQVDRVREERAERAVSLGLRRESRASKHLVVILDGFRPDAEWTRLPLVSDLLAEAGPDSGVHVVCVVGKESEEPGRVDARARVDADGNLRLETRHPGLVQAVEDAVADVLPRPLGEQVARALAPLQLSGEQEQVLSRAVALPEMLGVSDLGSFDPTDLWRRPEDEALLRLPIGFTGDGTPLVLDLKESALGGIGPHGLVVGATGSGKSELLRTLVTGLTMTHAPEHLSFVLVDFKGGATFAGVTELPHVAGLITNLADDLAMVDRVRTALQGEQQRRQQMLRRAGNVDSVREYQILQEAGGSDVDGRPLEPMPYLMIVVDEFGELLAQRNDFIELFVQIGRVGRSLGMHLLLATQRLDEGRLRGLESHLSYRVCLRTFSAQESRAVIGTPDAYRLPSIPGSAYLKVDESVYERFRVAHISGAYREEGEPAPVAGPSPVPVPFRLRTAEEARTEDDDEDEPSVTLARPLPGQRTEMQVAVERVRAHGNAVHQVWLPPLPSGIELDSMLGPVTADKERGFHSPLWPEGGNLSFPIGVVDLPSRQEQRAMLLDLSGQQGNLIVVGGAQSGKSTLLRSLMMSAMLTHTPDELQFLGIDYGGGSLAGLERAPHVAGVTNRHDEARTRRALSVVRQLTDDREQLFQELRIDSAADFRRLRDEGALPDGVNAADIVLVIDNWAGLRTAVEDAEQVVPDIAVRGLGVGIHLVLTANRWAELRANLRDTITGRLELRLTEPSESEISRPLARQLRAFLPGRGIVAPGNVFHTALPRLDGMASADGLSKAQAAVVDRLVADWPGPVAPPLRVLAELVTPADLEVASGALPGGAASLPTGAVPIGIRDFDLKPAVLDLAADGPHFLVYGDSGSGKTSFLRSWMRAMTRQHSAWDLRFIVVDYRRGLLGAVPEDYVGAVAGDPDSSTAYLQQVVEKLKERMPPAGITPRELKKRDWWTGPELYVVVDDYDLVAGSGTTGRGPLAVLSDYLPQAADIGLHVVLARRSGGMGRSLTDPVAGRIRELGSAGLILSGDPREGAVLGDQRARRLPPGRGILVSRRSGAALVQTVHDTAEE from the coding sequence ATGACCAGGAAAGACTTCCACCGCCCGGCGAGGACGTTCCCGCCCTCGGTCCCGGAGCAGCAGGTCGCACTCGCGGCCCCGCCACAGAAGGCCGCGCAGAACCAGGCCCAGACCTGGCTGTACATGCTGCTGCCGCTGCTCAGCAGCGTCAGCATGGCCGCCTACATGGTCACGTTCGGCAAGACGTGGATGATCATGCTCGGCATCGGCTTCGTCGTCATCTCCGTCGGGGTCATGGTCCTGGTCAGGACGCAGACCAAGAACGCCAGCCGCCGCACCCAGTACCGTCAGCGCGACCGGTACGTGGAGTACCTGTCCGACATCCGCGGGCAGGCGAGGCAGTCGGCCGCGGCCCAGCGCGCGGTCAGCGCCTTCGTCCACCCGGGCCCGCAGAGACTGTGGGCGATCGCCACCACCGGTCCGCGACGGGTGTGGGAGCGCCGGCCCGCCGACGCCGACTTCCTGAAGCTCCGGCTCGGGATCGGCCGGGGGCAGCCGGCCATGCGCATCACACTGAGCAAGCACAGCGATCCGACGACGGAGCACGATCCCGAGTCGCACCGGCGTGCGGAGCGGCTCTCCAAGGACTTCGAATCCGTCAGCCTCCAGCCCGCCTGGGTCGACCTGGCGAACACGGGTGTCCTCAGCCTCCTCGGGCCTGCGGACCGCACCGCGGAACTCACCGGCTCGCTGCTGATGCAGCTCGCGGTCCTGCACGCTCCCGACGACGTCCAGATCGCCGCCCTCACCCCCGGAGAGGATCACACCTGGGGATGGGTGAAGTGGCTGCCGCACGCGCGTCAGCCGGGCCGGACGGATCTCGTCCCGATGGTGGCCGACAGCCTGGACGGCATCGCCGACCTCCTCCAGTCCCAGGTGGACCGGGTCCGCGAGGAGCGCGCCGAGCGCGCGGTCTCCCTCGGCCTGCGCAGGGAGTCACGGGCCTCGAAGCATCTCGTGGTGATCCTGGACGGCTTCCGGCCGGACGCGGAGTGGACGCGCCTGCCGCTCGTGTCCGACCTGCTGGCGGAGGCCGGCCCCGACTCAGGCGTCCACGTCGTGTGCGTGGTGGGCAAGGAGAGCGAGGAACCGGGCAGGGTCGACGCGCGGGCCCGCGTCGACGCGGACGGGAACCTGCGACTGGAGACGCGGCACCCCGGGCTGGTGCAGGCCGTGGAGGACGCGGTGGCCGACGTGCTTCCGCGGCCGCTCGGCGAGCAGGTGGCCAGGGCGCTGGCTCCGCTGCAGCTCTCCGGCGAGCAGGAGCAGGTCCTCTCCCGTGCCGTCGCGCTGCCGGAGATGCTCGGTGTGAGCGACCTCGGCTCGTTCGACCCCACCGACCTGTGGCGCAGGCCCGAGGACGAGGCGCTGCTGCGTCTGCCCATCGGGTTCACGGGTGACGGCACTCCTCTGGTTCTCGACCTCAAGGAATCCGCGCTCGGTGGCATCGGCCCGCACGGGCTCGTCGTCGGGGCGACGGGCTCCGGCAAGAGCGAACTCCTGCGCACCCTCGTCACGGGTCTGACGATGACCCACGCGCCCGAACACCTCAGCTTCGTCCTGGTCGACTTCAAGGGTGGCGCCACCTTCGCGGGCGTGACGGAGCTGCCCCATGTGGCGGGCCTGATCACCAACCTCGCGGACGACCTCGCGATGGTGGACAGGGTGCGTACGGCGCTCCAGGGCGAGCAGCAGCGGCGTCAGCAGATGCTGCGCAGGGCCGGCAACGTGGACTCCGTCCGGGAGTACCAGATCCTGCAGGAGGCCGGCGGCAGCGATGTCGACGGCAGGCCGCTGGAACCCATGCCGTACCTGATGATCGTCGTCGACGAGTTCGGCGAACTGCTCGCCCAGCGCAACGACTTCATCGAGCTGTTCGTGCAGATCGGGCGGGTCGGCCGAAGCCTGGGCATGCACCTGCTGCTGGCCACCCAGCGTCTGGACGAGGGGCGTCTGCGCGGTCTGGAGTCGCACCTTTCGTACCGCGTCTGTCTGCGCACCTTCAGCGCGCAGGAGAGCCGGGCGGTGATCGGAACGCCCGACGCCTACCGCCTCCCCTCCATCCCCGGATCCGCCTACCTCAAGGTCGACGAGTCCGTGTACGAGCGCTTCCGTGTCGCCCACATCTCCGGCGCGTACCGGGAGGAGGGCGAGCCGGCCCCCGTGGCCGGGCCGTCGCCGGTCCCGGTGCCGTTCCGTCTGCGTACGGCGGAGGAGGCCCGGACGGAGGACGACGACGAGGACGAGCCGTCCGTGACGCTCGCCAGGCCGCTGCCCGGACAGCGCACGGAGATGCAGGTGGCGGTGGAGCGGGTGCGGGCGCACGGCAATGCGGTGCACCAGGTGTGGCTGCCGCCGCTGCCCTCGGGCATCGAGCTCGACTCGATGCTGGGACCGGTCACCGCCGACAAGGAGCGCGGCTTCCATTCGCCGCTGTGGCCCGAGGGCGGGAACCTCTCCTTCCCGATCGGAGTCGTGGACCTGCCGAGCCGTCAGGAACAGCGCGCCATGCTGCTCGACCTGTCCGGCCAGCAGGGCAACCTGATCGTGGTGGGAGGGGCCCAGTCCGGCAAGAGCACCCTGCTGCGCTCGCTGATGATGAGCGCCATGCTCACTCACACCCCGGACGAGCTGCAGTTCCTCGGCATCGACTACGGCGGTGGAAGTCTCGCAGGCCTGGAGCGCGCACCGCACGTGGCGGGCGTCACGAACCGGCACGACGAGGCCCGCACCCGGCGCGCGCTGTCCGTCGTGCGGCAGCTCACCGACGACCGGGAGCAGCTCTTCCAGGAGCTGCGCATCGACTCCGCCGCGGACTTCCGCAGGCTCCGCGACGAGGGCGCGCTGCCCGACGGCGTCAACGCCGCCGACATCGTCCTCGTCATCGACAACTGGGCGGGCCTGCGGACGGCCGTGGAGGACGCGGAGCAGGTCGTACCCGACATCGCGGTACGCGGCCTCGGCGTGGGCATCCACCTCGTGCTGACCGCGAACCGCTGGGCGGAGCTGCGCGCCAACCTGCGCGACACCATCACGGGCCGGCTGGAGCTCCGGCTCACCGAGCCCTCCGAGTCGGAGATCTCGCGGCCGCTGGCCAGGCAGTTGCGCGCGTTCCTGCCGGGGCGCGGCATCGTGGCGCCCGGTAACGTCTTCCACACGGCGCTCCCCCGGCTGGACGGGATGGCGTCGGCCGACGGCCTCAGCAAGGCTCAGGCGGCTGTGGTCGACCGCCTCGTCGCCGACTGGCCGGGCCCGGTCGCCCCGCCGCTGCGGGTGCTCGCGGAACTCGTCACTCCCGCCGACCTGGAAGTGGCCTCCGGCGCGCTCCCGGGCGGGGCGGCCTCGCTCCCCACGGGCGCGGTGCCGATCGGGATCCGGGACTTCGACCTGAAGCCCGCGGTTCTCGACCTCGCGGCCGACGGACCGCACTTCCTCGTGTACGGCGACTCGGGCTCCGGCAAGACGTCGTTCCTCCGGTCGTGGATGCGTGCGATGACCCGGCAGCACTCCGCCTGGGACCTTCGCTTCATCGTCGTCGACTACCGGCGGGGCCTGCTCGGTGCCGTGCCCGAGGACTACGTCGGCGCGGTGGCCGGGGACCCGGATTCCTCGACCGCCTATCTCCAGCAGGTCGTCGAGAAGCTCAAGGAGCGCATGCCACCCGCGGGAATCACGCCACGCGAACTGAAGAAGCGCGACTGGTGGACGGGGCCGGAGCTGTACGTGGTCGTGGACGACTACGACCTGGTGGCCGGCAGCGGTACGACCGGCCGGGGGCCGCTGGCGGTGCTGAGCGACTACCTCCCCCAGGCGGCCGACATCGGCCTCCACGTGGTGCTGGCCCGCCGGAGCGGCGGGATGGGCCGGTCGCTCACCGACCCGGTGGCGGGCCGGATCCGGGAACTCGGATCCGCCGGCCTGATCCTGTCCGGTGATCCCCGTGAAGGAGCGGTGCTCGGGGACCAGCGGGCGCGCCGTCTCCCGCCCGGCCGCGGCATCCTCGTGTCCCGCCGCAGCGGTGCCGCCCTCGTCCAGACGGTCCACGACACCGCGGAGGAGTAG
- a CDS encoding WXG100 family type VII secretion target: MTAGEFKVALSELRAALGLVRAESGHVSDLIKQIERNFNEAHAYWQSPSASTFERTSTWFTTASRELEALLAEMAQRMQTAYDNYVAAERANTHNTGG, encoded by the coding sequence ATGACCGCAGGTGAGTTCAAGGTCGCACTGAGTGAACTCCGTGCAGCACTGGGTCTCGTGCGCGCGGAAAGTGGACATGTCTCCGATCTGATCAAGCAGATCGAGAGGAATTTCAACGAGGCCCATGCGTACTGGCAGAGCCCCTCGGCATCGACGTTCGAGAGGACGTCGACGTGGTTCACGACGGCCTCGCGCGAACTCGAGGCCCTGCTGGCGGAGATGGCGCAGCGGATGCAGACCGCCTACGACAACTACGTCGCCGCCGAGCGGGCCAACACCCACAACACCGGAGGCTGA
- a CDS encoding right-handed parallel beta-helix repeat-containing protein: MKRNVLRVADRGWGTYRTVTAALRAAGEGAVIHVQPGVYRESLSLDAEVTVLAEKGPGTVRIVAPHGPALSVTGDRPVLREISFEGSPGGGPSVLVGGGAPVLEGCTMTGGGIEVIRDATAELRSCTVEDTAQSGVHVTGTARVTLEDCVVRSAAGHGLALSDAARAEVRRSTFERVTGCGVVMAGDSLATLDECSVRHTGEAAVRVNTPARVLLRECRMHDTRAQGLVVADGPGTAAPAEPGTDRASAAAGREEPQVRLEKCEVFRTEREGVLAGGSGELRLRDCHVRETGGAGVIAAGTCRVELDGTRVVDVPGTGLAALDGAELSVKGGTVARTGANGVHATGTCAVRLTGCEITATAFTALHFGGSAKAVLRSCTVRDSTQHAVRVEERADLVAEDTRVEHARMTGFDVRDADVVLRRCVISDTATGIRLETGHRPLLEGCEVLRPTGTGIEIAPGTGALLLGGRVEAAGSAGVFLDERSEAVIEDLAIADSKGSGLVIWSGARPRVRSVSISGTGKNGVYAGDGAEGLLEDCSVTATGYPAVYVGAGASPVLRRCLVHDTDEDLSQADDAAARFEQCRTSNVKVSTMPMADEAEATAAGPGRVAVAGGTVAPADGRETAAAELLPELLSELERLVGLEGVKREVASMAKVMQMVKRRQEAGLQPPPLSRHLIFAGNPGTGKTTVARLYGRLLAALGLLASGHLVEADRSALVGEYVGHTAPKTTALFRRALGGVLFIDEAYALVPAGQSNDFGQEAISTLVKLMEDHRDEVVVIAAGYPEDMERLIDSNPGLASRFTRTLTFDDYSSADLVRIVEYQAGSHEYGIGEATAAALLAHFEATERTERFGNGRTARQTFQRMTEHHAMRVADLAAPDDGDLTALLPSDVPPAVTG, from the coding sequence GTGAAGCGCAACGTGCTGCGGGTGGCGGACCGCGGCTGGGGAACCTACCGCACCGTCACGGCCGCGCTCCGGGCCGCCGGGGAGGGCGCGGTGATCCATGTACAGCCGGGCGTCTACCGGGAGTCACTCTCCCTCGACGCCGAGGTCACCGTGCTCGCGGAGAAGGGTCCGGGCACCGTGCGGATCGTCGCCCCGCACGGTCCCGCGCTCAGCGTGACCGGCGATCGGCCGGTGCTGCGGGAGATCTCGTTCGAGGGCTCTCCGGGCGGCGGACCGTCGGTGCTCGTCGGTGGTGGCGCCCCGGTCCTGGAGGGGTGCACGATGACCGGCGGCGGGATCGAGGTCATCCGCGACGCCACGGCGGAACTCCGCTCCTGCACCGTCGAGGACACCGCGCAGTCCGGCGTTCACGTCACCGGCACGGCCCGCGTGACGCTGGAGGACTGCGTCGTACGGTCGGCGGCCGGGCACGGCCTGGCACTGAGCGACGCCGCGCGGGCGGAGGTGCGCCGCTCGACCTTCGAACGGGTCACCGGATGCGGGGTCGTGATGGCCGGGGACTCGCTCGCGACCCTCGACGAGTGCTCGGTCCGGCACACCGGTGAGGCGGCGGTACGCGTGAACACCCCGGCGCGCGTGCTGCTGCGCGAGTGCCGGATGCACGACACCCGTGCCCAGGGGCTGGTCGTCGCGGACGGCCCCGGCACGGCGGCCCCGGCCGAACCGGGCACCGACCGTGCCTCCGCGGCAGCCGGCCGGGAGGAACCCCAGGTCCGGCTGGAGAAGTGCGAGGTCTTCCGCACCGAGCGCGAAGGTGTACTGGCCGGCGGCTCGGGCGAACTCCGGCTCCGTGACTGTCACGTCCGGGAGACGGGCGGGGCGGGGGTGATCGCGGCCGGTACGTGCCGGGTGGAGCTCGACGGGACGCGGGTGGTCGACGTACCCGGTACGGGTCTGGCCGCGCTGGACGGCGCCGAACTGTCGGTCAAGGGCGGCACGGTGGCCCGGACCGGTGCCAACGGCGTGCATGCCACGGGGACCTGCGCGGTCCGCCTGACCGGGTGCGAGATCACGGCCACGGCCTTCACCGCCCTCCACTTCGGGGGGAGCGCCAAGGCGGTGCTGCGTTCCTGCACGGTGCGCGACAGCACGCAGCACGCCGTGCGGGTGGAGGAGAGGGCGGACCTCGTCGCGGAGGACACGCGGGTGGAGCACGCCCGCATGACCGGCTTCGACGTGCGGGACGCGGACGTGGTGCTCCGCCGGTGCGTGATCAGTGACACGGCGACCGGTATCCGGCTGGAAACCGGTCACCGGCCGCTGCTGGAGGGCTGCGAGGTGCTCCGGCCGACCGGAACGGGCATCGAGATCGCTCCCGGCACCGGAGCCCTGCTGCTCGGCGGGCGGGTGGAGGCCGCCGGGTCGGCCGGCGTCTTCCTCGACGAGCGCAGCGAGGCCGTGATCGAGGACCTGGCCATCGCCGACAGCAAGGGCAGCGGACTGGTGATCTGGTCCGGGGCCCGGCCCAGGGTGCGTTCGGTCTCCATCTCGGGCACCGGGAAGAACGGCGTGTACGCCGGTGACGGCGCCGAAGGGCTGCTGGAGGACTGTTCGGTGACCGCCACCGGCTACCCCGCGGTGTACGTCGGCGCCGGGGCGTCTCCCGTGCTGCGCCGGTGTCTGGTGCACGACACGGACGAGGACCTGTCGCAGGCCGACGACGCGGCTGCCCGCTTCGAGCAGTGCCGCACCAGCAACGTCAAGGTCTCCACCATGCCGATGGCTGACGAGGCCGAGGCGACAGCCGCAGGCCCCGGGCGGGTCGCTGTGGCCGGGGGAACCGTCGCCCCGGCGGACGGGCGGGAGACCGCGGCCGCGGAACTGCTTCCCGAGCTGCTGTCCGAACTCGAACGGCTGGTCGGCCTGGAGGGCGTCAAGCGGGAAGTGGCCTCCATGGCCAAGGTGATGCAGATGGTCAAGCGGCGCCAGGAGGCGGGCCTGCAGCCGCCGCCCCTGAGCCGGCACCTGATCTTCGCGGGCAATCCGGGCACCGGAAAGACCACGGTCGCGCGGCTGTACGGCCGGCTGCTCGCGGCGCTCGGCCTGCTGGCGAGCGGGCACCTGGTGGAGGCCGACCGCAGCGCTCTGGTGGGCGAATACGTGGGACACACGGCGCCCAAGACCACGGCGCTCTTCCGCCGGGCTCTGGGCGGCGTGCTGTTCATCGACGAGGCGTACGCGCTCGTCCCGGCGGGGCAGAGCAACGACTTCGGGCAGGAGGCGATCTCCACCCTGGTCAAGCTCATGGAGGACCACCGTGACGAGGTCGTCGTGATCGCGGCGGGCTACCCGGAGGACATGGAGCGCCTCATCGACTCCAACCCTGGCCTGGCGTCTCGCTTCACCCGGACCCTGACCTTCGACGACTACTCCTCGGCCGACCTCGTACGGATCGTGGAGTACCAGGCCGGCAGCCACGAATACGGCATCGGCGAGGCCACCGCGGCGGCGCTGCTCGCGCATTTCGAGGCGACCGAGCGGACCGAGCGTTTCGGCAACGGCCGGACGGCCCGCCAGACGTTCCAGCGGATGACCGAGCACCATGCGATGCGGGTGGCGGACCTGGCCGCTCCCGACGACGGGGACCTCACCGCGCTGCTGCCCTCCGACGTGCCCCCGGCGGTGACCGGGTGA
- the eccD gene encoding type VII secretion integral membrane protein EccD has protein sequence MENERCHVTVVGARRRVDLAVPADAAIAEYTPALLKLVGQVEFDETFPPVWSLALPGAPPFAPENSLREAGVADGATLYLRDAAAGESDEPVVTDLEESVANADKDITAWGRRTRAYTTMVLGLLSIIAGFVVLASTGDRDTVLPATGAGAIVVAFTLTLLAWHATRQGWSLALGLRLVMAYSAVPLLAIGAASLPAAGTSTASLLTALSAGALVGGLAALLALRHATTLMAAAITGITLLLTVCLTLGGASLPEAAAVVAVSMMAVLSAAPKAAGHFAVLAGTSGAGAEAYGGEADVLHLVKRGQRLLVGTNLLGSVVAAASLVILGSTHQPFAVALAGCVGLALVLRAGRLTMAPAVVPMVVAGSVGLATTLTRAPANFGAPHWAGAVALVVAAALTLVFGLTRAFRGDGADERPSWIDALAGFLLLVSVPLAVGVFDVYTSLLSSGQTP, from the coding sequence GTGGAGAACGAACGCTGCCACGTGACCGTGGTAGGAGCACGACGGCGGGTGGATCTCGCGGTACCCGCGGACGCGGCCATCGCCGAGTACACGCCGGCGCTGCTCAAACTCGTCGGACAGGTGGAGTTCGACGAGACCTTCCCCCCGGTCTGGTCGCTCGCCCTGCCGGGCGCACCGCCGTTCGCCCCGGAGAACTCGCTCCGGGAAGCTGGCGTCGCGGACGGCGCGACGCTGTACCTCCGCGACGCCGCGGCGGGGGAATCCGACGAACCCGTGGTCACCGACCTCGAGGAGTCGGTCGCCAACGCCGACAAGGACATCACCGCGTGGGGCCGTCGAACGCGGGCCTACACCACCATGGTCCTGGGCCTGCTGAGCATCATCGCGGGGTTCGTGGTGCTCGCGTCGACCGGTGACCGGGACACGGTTCTGCCCGCCACCGGCGCCGGGGCGATCGTCGTCGCCTTCACCCTCACTCTCCTGGCCTGGCACGCGACCCGGCAGGGCTGGTCCCTCGCGCTGGGCCTGCGGCTGGTCATGGCGTACTCGGCCGTTCCCCTGCTCGCCATCGGCGCCGCGTCGCTGCCGGCCGCCGGCACGAGTACGGCGTCGCTGCTGACGGCGCTCAGCGCGGGGGCTCTGGTCGGAGGGCTCGCCGCCCTGCTGGCGTTGCGCCACGCGACGACTCTGATGGCTGCGGCCATCACCGGCATCACGCTGCTGCTGACGGTGTGCCTGACACTGGGCGGCGCCTCGCTGCCGGAGGCGGCCGCCGTGGTGGCCGTCAGCATGATGGCGGTGCTCAGTGCCGCCCCCAAGGCCGCGGGACACTTCGCGGTGCTGGCGGGGACGTCCGGCGCGGGAGCGGAGGCGTACGGAGGCGAGGCCGACGTGCTGCACCTCGTCAAGCGGGGCCAGCGGCTGCTCGTCGGGACGAACCTCCTGGGTTCCGTGGTCGCCGCCGCGTCCCTGGTGATCCTGGGCAGCACGCACCAGCCCTTCGCGGTGGCCCTGGCCGGCTGCGTCGGGCTCGCGCTCGTCCTCCGGGCGGGAAGGCTGACGATGGCCCCCGCGGTCGTGCCGATGGTGGTGGCCGGATCGGTCGGCCTCGCCACCACGCTCACCCGGGCACCGGCGAACTTCGGCGCCCCCCACTGGGCCGGTGCCGTCGCGCTGGTCGTCGCGGCCGCGCTGACCCTGGTGTTCGGCCTGACCCGGGCCTTCCGGGGCGACGGCGCCGACGAGCGGCCCTCGTGGATCGACGCCCTGGCCGGGTTCCTGCTGCTGGTCTCCGTTCCGCTCGCGGTGGGCGTCTTCGACGTGTACACGTCCCTGCTGAGCTCCGGGCAGACGCCGTGA
- a CDS encoding WXG100 family type VII secretion target, which translates to MPDIESSNIRVGRPLEGAGPYLNGQADHIMGELHALKSRIASLIDTWNAQSATDYQARMHEWDLAAVGLFGSEAEDGVLGEIAKALHVNWGNYVDAEEANIKTWNSTH; encoded by the coding sequence ATGCCCGATATCGAAAGCAGCAATATCCGCGTCGGACGCCCGCTGGAAGGCGCGGGACCGTACCTCAACGGTCAGGCGGATCACATCATGGGTGAACTGCACGCCCTGAAGAGCCGCATCGCCTCGCTGATCGACACCTGGAACGCCCAGTCCGCGACCGACTACCAGGCGCGCATGCACGAGTGGGACCTGGCCGCCGTCGGCCTGTTCGGCAGCGAGGCGGAGGACGGTGTGCTCGGCGAGATCGCCAAGGCGCTGCACGTCAACTGGGGCAACTACGTCGACGCCGAGGAAGCCAACATCAAGACGTGGAACTCCACACACTGA
- a CDS encoding WXG100 family type VII secretion target: MAATDNTSITGSDGVLYNATPAELKEKAGDIITTKETVAGELSALQNYVKNLEQSWGGIAADTFQALMVEWDQHAAQLQHALGGIAEGLQTTANNYTEGEHVNLANLNAVHLPPARLS; this comes from the coding sequence ATGGCGGCGACCGACAACACGAGTATCACGGGATCCGACGGAGTTCTGTACAACGCCACGCCCGCGGAACTCAAGGAGAAGGCCGGAGACATCATCACGACGAAGGAGACCGTCGCGGGTGAACTCTCCGCTCTGCAGAACTACGTGAAGAATCTCGAGCAGTCGTGGGGCGGCATCGCGGCCGACACCTTCCAGGCGTTGATGGTCGAGTGGGATCAGCACGCGGCACAGTTGCAGCACGCGCTCGGCGGCATCGCCGAAGGTCTGCAGACCACCGCCAACAACTACACCGAGGGTGAGCACGTGAACCTGGCGAACCTCAACGCCGTGCACCTTCCGCCCGCCCGTCTGTCCTGA